A window from Triticum aestivum cultivar Chinese Spring chromosome 6D, IWGSC CS RefSeq v2.1, whole genome shotgun sequence encodes these proteins:
- the LOC123143343 gene encoding histone H4, protein MSGRGKGGKGLGKGGAKRHRKVLRDNIQGITKPAIRRLARRGGVKRISGLIYEETRGVLKIFLENVIRDAVTYTEHARRKTVTAMDVVYALKRQGRTLYGFGG, encoded by the coding sequence ATGTCCGGCCGCGGCAAGGGAGGGAAGGGCCTCGGCAAGGGCGGCGCCAAGCGCCACCGGAAGGTGCTGCGCGACAACATCCagggcatcaccaagccggcgatcCGCCGTCTTGCCCGCAGGGGCGGCGTGAAGCGCATCTCGgggctcatctacgaggagacccgcggcgtgcTCAAGATCTTCCTGGAGAACGTCATCCGCGACGCCGTCACCTACACCGAGCACGCCCGCCGCAAGACCGTCACCGCCATGGACGTCGTCTACGCGCTCAAGCGTCAGGGGCGCACCCTCTACGGATTCGGCGGCTGA
- the LOC123143342 gene encoding potassium transporter 19, producing the protein MSVEPAEGAGETLARHDSLYGDAEKVSGDRRHGSGASWRQTVLLAFQSIGVVYGDLGTSPLYTYSGTFPGGIRHPDDILGVLSLILYTLILLPLLKYVFIVLYANDNGDGGTFALYSLISRYAKIRMIPNQQAEDASVSNYSIPEPSSKTKRAQWVKQRLESSKAARIALFTVTILGTSMVMGDGSLTPAISVLSAVSGIREKAPNLTQLQVVWISVAILFLLFSVQRFGTDKVGYSFAPIILVWFVLIAGIGAYNLAAHDATVLRALNPMYIVDYFRRNGKQAWLSLGGVVLCTTGTEAMFADLGHFNIKAIQLSFSFIIFPSVALCYMGQASYLHKFPQDVADTFYKSIPAAMFWPTFIVAILAAIIASQAMLSGAFAILSKALSLGCFPRVQVVHTSKKYAGQVYIPEINFLIGAASIVVTLAFQTTTNIGNAYGICVVMVFSITTHLMTVVMLLVWKKNIAFIAAFYVVFGATEMLYLTSILSKFAEGGYLPFCFSLVLMALMATWHYVHVCRYWYELDRIVPAAKLAALLGRPDVRRVPGVGLLYSELVQGVPPVFPRLVDKMPSVHAVFVFMSIKNLPIPRVAAAERFIFRRVGPAEHRMFRCVARYGYTDQIEAAKDFSDSLLDGLKLFVHEEAAFSCSQHTDDNDGDGALRAAQAAAAEEEKRFIDAELERGVVYLTGEADVVAAPGSSLIKRIVVNYVYTFLRKNLSESHKALAIPKDQLLKVGITYEI; encoded by the exons ATGTCGGTGGAACCTGCCGAGGGCGCGGGGGAGACGCTGGCGCGCCACGACTCGCTCTACGGGGACGCCGAGAAGGTCTCCGGCGACAGGCGCCACGGCTCCGGG GCAAGCTGGAGGCAGACGGTGTTGCTGGCGTTCCAGAGCATCGGCGTGGTGTACGGCGACCTCGGGACGTCGCCGCTCTACACCTACTCGGGCACCTTCCCGGGCGGCATCCGGCACCCGGACGACATCCTCGGCGTCCTCTCCCTCATCCTCTACACCCTCATCCTCCTGCCCCTGCTCAAGTACGTCTTCATCGTCCTCTACGCCAACGACAACGGCGACG GGGGCACGTTCGCGCTCTACTCGCTCATCTCGCGGTACGCCAAGATCCGGATGATCCCCAACCAGCAGGCCGAGGACGCGTCCGTGTCCAACTACAGCATCCCGGAGCCCAGCTCCAAGACCAAGAGGGCGCAGTGGGTGAAGCAGAGGCTCGAGTCCAGCAAGGCCGCCAGGATCGCGCTCTTCACCGTCACCATCCTCGGCACCTCCATGGTCATGGGCGACGGCTCCCTCACGCCCGCAATCTCTG TGCTCTCTGCGGTGAGCGGGATCAGGGAGAAGGCGCCCAACTTGACCCAAT TGCAGGTGGTGTGGATCTCGGTGGCCATCCTCTTCCTGCTCTTCTCGGTGCAGCGCTTCGGCACGGACAAGGTGGGCTACTCCTTCGCGCCCATCATCCTGGTGTGGTTCGTCCTCATCGCCGGCATCGGGGCGTACAACCTCGCCGCCCACGACGCCACCGTGCTCAGGGCCCTCAACCCCATGTACATTGTGGACTACTTCCGAAGGAACGGCAAGCAGGCGTGGCTCTCTCTCGGGGGCGTCGTCCTCTGCACCACAG GCACGGAGGCCATGTTTGCTGACCTTGGCCATTTCAACATCAAGGCCATTCAG CTGAGCTTCAGCTTCATCATCTTCCCCTCCGTGGCGCTATGCTACATGGGCCAGGCATCCTACCTGCACAAATTCCCGCAAGACGTCGCCGACACCTTCTACAAGTCTATCCCAGCGGCGATGTTCTGGCCGACGTTCATCGTGGCCATCCTGGCGGCCATCATTGCGAGCCAAGCCATGCTGTCCGGCGCGTTCGCCATCCTGTCCAAGGCGCTCTCCCTCGGCTGCTTCCCGAGGGTGCAGGTGGTGCACACCTCCAAGAAGTACGCCGGGCAGGTGTACATCCCGGAGATCAACTTCCTCATCGGCGCCGCCAGCATCGTCGTCACCCTCGCATTCCAGACCACCACCAACATCGGCAACGCCTACGGGATCTGCGTCGTCATGGTCTTCTCCATCACCACGCACCTCATGACCGTCGTCATGCTGCTCGTCTGGAAGAAGAACATCGCCTTCATCGCCGCCTTCTACGTCGTCTTCGGGGCCACCGAGATGCTCTACCTCACCTCCATCCTCTCCAAGTTCGCCGAGGGAGGCTACCTGCCCTTCTGCTTCTCGCTGGTGCTCATGGCGCTCATGGCCACCTGGCACTACGTCCACGTCTGCCGCTACTGGTACGAGCTCGACCGCATCGTGCCGGCCGCCAAGCTCGCGGCGCTCCTGGGTCGCCCCGACGTGCGCCGGGTGCCCGGCGTCGGCCTGCTCTACTCGGAGCTCGTCCAGGGCGTCCCTCCCGTGTTCCCGCGCCTCGTCGACAAGATGCCGTCGGTGCACGCCGTCTTCGTCTTCATGTCCATCAAGAACCTCCCCATCCCGCGGGTGGCCGCCGCCGAGCGCTTCATCTTCCGGAGGGTCGGCCCCGCCGAGCACCGCATGTTCCGCTGCGTGGCGCGTTACGGCTACACCGACCAGATCGAGGCCGCCAAGGACTTCTCCGATTCCCTCCTCGACGGCCTCAAGCTGTTCGTCCATGAGGAGGCCGCCTTCTCCTGCAGCCAGCACACcgacgacaacgacggcgacgGTGCTCTgcgggcggcgcaggcggcggccgcggaggaggagaagCGGTTCATCGATGCGGAGCTGGAGCGCGGAGTGGTGTACCTGACCGGCGAGGCGGACGTGGTGGCCGCGCCGGGGTCATCGCTGATCAAGAGGATCGTGGTCAACTACGTCTACACCTTCCTGAGGAAGAACCTCAGCGAGAGCCACAAGGCGCTCGCCATTCCCAAGGATCAGCTGCTCAAGGTCGGGATCACCTACGAGATATAG